A window of Canis lupus baileyi chromosome 3, mCanLup2.hap1, whole genome shotgun sequence genomic DNA:
GTCCAGTCGCCCAGGAGCTGCCCAGCCAGATCACACGGATCACATCCTCCGCCTGGCAAACAACAGAGCCTCGGCCAGTGGCCCTCCCCCGCCCTGCagcatttgagagagagggagacaaggaaACGGGCGTGTCCAAAACAAATCGCAGGCCACGAGCTACTCCTACTCAGGGCCCAGGTGCCCGCTGACCAGGCCCCAAGCCCAGGGCCAATCAGCCCTTGCCCCCACATGGGGGACTCTGGGATTCACACCCTGGCAGGCCCAGGGAAACGCACAGAACTGGAGTCACCGAGTCTCGGCCCCCTGCCACTGTGGCCTGGACACCTGGCTGCATTTCTGAGCCTGTCTCCCAAGACTTCAAGGCACAAACCGGCCCTGCCAGGCCCAGTTCTGTCTGCTGAGGACCACTGGCAGGCACCCTTCTGTGTGCGAGCCTAGGGGCCCACCGGGTCTGCACCCCTCCTCACAGTGGCCCGAGGAAGGCCTAGGCCTGAGGCTGCAGCCTGGGCCCGCCCGGATCTCACTTCTCAGTTCTCTGGGGGCAAGAGTGTCTGAGTATTGGAGCCGAGCCTCCCGCCATTCCTAAGCCCATCAGGGCAATGGCTGTGGGCCTTGGGAATGCTTCTCCAGCCACCAGGCCGAACCCCTAGGGCCCCTGTCCCAAGCAAGCTGGCTCATCACAGGGGTCGAGCAAAAGGACCTTCCTACACAGCCACGACTAGGGAGGGACCCAACACAACCCTGAACTTCCTTAAATCAAATCCAAACCCCAAGACAAGCCCCAAGCTGCACACACAGAGCCCCTGGCCCAGGAGGGCCCCCCAGCCtttccccaggacccagccctCCCAGCTTCCAGGCCCTGGGGCCCAGAGCACCCAGCGTCCTCCCATGGCCCCAGCCAGCAGGGTCACTCACCCGGGGCACCCGCCGCTTGTACTTGTTGCCATAGTCAAACTTCTCCTTCACGTCGTCCAGGCAGCGGCCAAGGCGTGCCTGCTCCTCCTTGCCCGTGTAGTCCTGGCTCAGCAGGATGTACGCCCGCCAGTTGGCCGAGTCGAATCCCCAGTGGCAGGTCCGGTTCTCCAGCGCCTTGTGCGAGTGCACGACGAACTTGTGCGGGGGGTACATGAGGCGGCAGTCGAGGCACTGGATGCATGCGGCACTCGGGCTGCTGTAGAGCTCGGGCACCAGCAGCCCCTTGCACTTGCCGAAGCACTCGTGGTACACACGCACGCTGCGCTCGCTGAGCTCCAGGCCCAGCGCCAGACTGGCGGCCAGCTCCTTCTTGCAGGGCGGCGGGTAGGCGCCGCCGTATAGCAGCGCGTTGCACAGGCGCTCGGCGTCCGTCTTGGTGATGAGCCCGCACGAGGGCGCCGAGAAGGGCAGGATGCCCATGACTTTGAGGATCTCCAACTGGTCCGCCGTGCAGCGCGAGCAATAGATGTGCAGCTCGTCGCACACCGAGTTGATCTGCTGCAGCGAGAAGTCGCGCAGCACCGAGTTGAGGATCTGCGGCAGGCACAGGCGCTTCTCGCCGCCCACCACGAAGCACGAGATGGTCTCGCCCTCCAGCACGGTCTCGCAGCGCTCAGTGGAGCGGTCGGACGGCATGAAGAAGGGCCCGGGGAGCACGGGCGGCGGCGGCTGGATGGCTGGCAGGTGCAGCACGGGCGGCGGCTCGGCGGCCGCGGGGACCGGCGCCGGAACGGCAGCCGCGCTGGCCTCCTTGGCGCTCTCCTTCTTGTAGGCCTCCTGCGCCCAGCGCGCCGAGAAGGCGGCCGGGCCGCCCAGCGAGCTCATAGAGCTCAGGTGGAACTGCTCCAGCGTCTTCTGCAGCCCCGGGTGCGGCTGGAagccgccgcggccgcccgccgccgcctccaTGGTGCGCTCCGGCTCCCCGGgccgctcccgctcccgcgcgccggggcccccgcggcccccgccgccgccccgcgagCCCCGgcggcgcccccggccccggccccggcccccccccgccgccgccgccgccgccgccgccggctcccGGCCGATCACGGCCGAGGCCTCGGCCTCGCCCGGGGGCGCGAAGGGGTAGGCGGGCGGGGCGAAGGGGTCCCGCCGCTGGAGCCCGCCGGCGCCCGGGCCCGGCGCCACATCCacgcgccccgcgccgcgcccgccgccgccgccgccgcccgggccccccgcgcgccccccgcgcgccccccgggCCCTAGGCGCGGGGCATGCCCCTGCGCGCGCCGCCAACGCCAACGCCAACGCTCGCGGGCCCGGGGctcgcggggggcgcgcgggcaGGTGCCGGCGCCGCGAGGCGCGAATCGCCGCGGCGGCCGAGGCCGAGGGGCCCGGGAGgagcgggggcgcgggcgcggggcccgcCGGGCCGTCCTCGCGcggcgcgccgccgccgccccgctccTCCCACCGCGCGGCGCCCGCCCGGCTCGTCCCGGCGGCGCTGGCCGGCCGCGTCGCGCCCGCCGccggccgccccggcccggcccgcgcccaCCCCGCCGCCGGCGCCCGGCTCcgcggcccgcccgcccgcctgcgCGCGGCTTCCGGGGCGGCGGGAGCGCCTGTGGCGGCGGCCCTCagtgcgcggcggcggcggcagcggcggcggcggcggcggcggcggcggcggcggaggcgcggGGCTCGGCGCACATCCTCCCGGCGGCTCGCTCCGGCTCGGACTGAGCGCGGAGCGCTGAGCTcacgccgccgccccgccccgcgccgccccgccccgccccgcgccgccgccccgcccctcgcgccGTCTGGAGCCGCGCGTCCGCCTCAGCCGAGCGCCGGCCAGGAATGCGACCGCCTCCCGGCCTGGCTCTTCCAAGAACGCGcgcttccccctcccccgccgccgccccgcccgcggctCGGGCCGACTCGGCCGCCTTCGGGCCGGCCCGCCAGGAACTCGGCTCCGCTCGGCCGCGATTCGGCTCCGCTcggccccgcccgcccgggaCTCGGCCCCGCTCGGCCCCGCTCGGCGCCGCTCGGCCCCGCTCGGCCCCGCTCGGCCCCGCTCGGCGCCGCTCGGCCCCGCTCGGCGCTGCTCGGCCCCGCCCGCCGGAAGGGCGCTCGGCGGGGGCAGTGGCGGCGCCCGGGGCCCCCCCTTCCGGCCGAGGCCGCTTCCTGCGCGGCTGGGAAGGCGCCcgtgctgccgccgccgccgtcgccgccgTCACCGCTGCCGGGCCCAGAAACCCACACGCGGCCCCCGCCACAACCGCAGACCCGCGGAGGGGCGGGCAGGACGGCGGCCTGCGCGGCCTCCACCGCACACCTCGCGGATCCGGCAGGACGGGGACCCCACATAGCGCGCGACCCGGGCCTCCTGGAAGGACGAGGACGCCAGTGGGTTCCCACGCGTTAGGACTGACCCTCCCGGGAGCACCCCGCGCAAGCAGACACGATGCACCGTGTCCCAGGGCTCCCCCGCACGTGCAGGCCCCACACGGCCTCCACCCCACGACCCTGCTCCCAGATCCGGCACCCGGGTCCCCGCACACGGATCCTGCACCCTGGTCCCCGAATCCCACCACCCTGCACCTGGGTCCCCACACACAGATCCTGCACCTGGGTCCCCGCACACGGTGTCCCACTGCAGGACTTCTTGCAgctcagggcagggccttggTGCCTGAGCTACACAGCTTCAGTCACTGCCACGGccaaaggtggggagggggctggggacccTGGCCCCTTCCTGCCACAGACAGGTGGCCTGACTCTTCTGCTGCAGCCCCTCACCCTGGCCGGAGGGCCGCCCTGCTGTGTGCCCTTCCAGGAACTGGCTGTGTCATGGGGGAGACGCCTGAAGTGCAGGGTGGGAGAAGACCAGGGCTCACAGTGGGACAAGCTGGCTAGGTAGCCCCCACAAGAGGCAGGGTGCCCCCAGGTGAGGCCTATTACGTGGGGACTTGAAATCAAAGAGACAGTCTGTGCTCAACCCTAGGGCAGAAGGACAGTCCAGCAAGCTAGGCAGGAGCTCCGAGCTGGCCTGGGCACTGGGTAACCTGTGAGGGACGCCCACATAACCGGGCAGAGGTGAGAGGACTGTCCCCCCTGCAGGCTGGGTGACCTTCAGTTGACTTCAGCTTGTCACCTCCTGCTGCTGCCTCCCCAGTGGAAGCTGAAACTGGCCCCAATTCAGAGCTCCTAAGGGGCGGCGCCTGCCCTGGGGAGCCGACTGGGCATCTCTACCCATCTCAGGTCCATGTTGCCCCTGAGAGGCCAGCAGGTGTTTGGAGAGGCAGCTAGGCTAGGCAGGCAACCCCAGCCCTGCATGGCTGCAGGCCCAGGAGGGGCTTGAGATCAGGGCATAGTGCTCTGTGTCTGAAAACCCAACAACCCTCCTTGCCCATGTCCTAGGGCAGTCCCTCCCAGGAATAGCAGCCCCGAAAGGAGACTTCTTTCTGTGTGCAGACATAAAACTTGGAAGGAGTATTTAAAACCAAGGAAAAGGGGACTTCTGACTTGTTTTGGGATATCATTCTCTTGGCCCACATTTGGACCAAAAGTTTGTATTGCACCTGAGAGGGTTACTTCCTTCCAAGTAGACTTGAATTGCATACAGCTCTGGCAACCTGTAATCCACAGGAGGTGGTTAGAGCTCCAGAGGGCTGACTAGGAAGGGTTTCCAGCCAAGCACAGAATTTCTCCTGCCTTTTGGCCAAGCAGGCCCTCCCACAGGGGCCCTGAGCAGGTGGTCCCCTTGATGGCAGTGCCTGGATCCAATGGGGCACTTCCTTCCACATCCTCTGGCTTTGTAGGGGTCTGGAAAGGGATCTCAGAAAGGGGCCAAGAAGGGGAAGCCAACATTTTGCCAGAGATGCAGAATACCTGTGGTAGGAGACAGGTGATTATGAAAGGGCTGTGGGAAGCAGGAAGACACTGAGTTGCCTCTGAAGCTTCTCCTCCTCCGTGGACTTCGGGGCCTCCTCCCCAAAAGATGCTGGAGTTTCTGGAGCAGCCAAACCCACCTCACCCACCAAGGGCCAGGCTAGCTATGCCTACACGGAGCCAAGCAGGCCCCCTGTCTTTTCCTTGGCCCACTAGGGGGTCTCAACCCTGCTGACCTTCCTCCCTACAACCTCCAACTCACCCCTGTACCTGGCTGGTGGGGTGGCTCCTCCCCTTGTCCCCCTGCCACGGGCCAGGCTGGCAAGTAGAAAGAAGGTCCAGGCCACAGGCACAGCCACATCAGAAGACAGGGCCAAGGACCCACTACACCTATGTGCCACCCACCCCTACTCTGTCTGATGGTTGTGGGCAGCAGGTCATGTGTGTTCACATTTGTGGATCTTATACCCCTGCAGGCTCAGAGCCAAGTGCTAGGACCAACAGGGAGGGAGAGCAAGTTCTACCCTACATGGCTTCCATCTCCTGTGGAAAGACTGGCAAAGGACTGACACACCTGCTAGTAAAGGAGCAAGACCCTTCAGGTCCTGTGGAGCTTTGAGGGGGTCACAAGCTTTGAGATCAGGTCTCTCGCCATTAGAGATGGAAATTAAAGATACAAAGAGGAATAAACGAATTGTGTATTGAGTTGGAATTAGCAATACCTGTGTGAACCCACAAGtttcaatatttataatatttagatataaatgtGTGTTCGTAAAAACATCCATATAATTCTAACTCTGTCTAATGAGAGGGCCTGAGAGGAGTGACACCCCAACAGCAGTGAGCTCACTGAGAACCTGCATGCTGGTTTCTAAATTCCATCTTCCACCAGCCAGAACCAGAGTTCTTTGGCAAGATGGCTGATCTCAGGCCTTGGGCAAGGAGAGTACAGGATGATCCTGGAATACTTTCCTATGCCCAGAAGTACAGAAGTGCTCAAAGCCTAATAGGGATATGTCTAAAGGACATGTGCCAGCTCGAAGGGGCCCCCCACTGGCAAATCAGCTCATAATTATAGTTATGAGCTATAATCATggaataaaataggaaaccaCAAGTCCATGCATATTCAGATACTTATTAAAATAGATGTATTTGTAAGTTGAAAGTTTGATGAGAAATAGGCTGTTTGCCTAGTTTTAAAGTTCCTCACGGAAGATTCCCATTAatcacaaagagaagaaaagcaagttCCCAGGGGAGACGATGGCAGACACCACCGTAACCAAACAATCTAAATGGACACCATCACTCATTGGATCTATCACAGTCCCGCACCACTGACAGGGTGGGACAGGCAGACCACACATCACTTCTGTGATTCTCCTGCCAAAGAAGCATAACCTGCATCTGATCATGACAAAGACTCAGACACCCACACAGAGGAACTATACAGAAGGATGGGCCCAGAACCTTTAAAGGTGTCAGGGTCTCAGCAGTCCCGGAAAGGCCAAAGAATGTCCCAGACCTTTGAAGACTGAAAGGATGATGACTCAGTTAACTTGTGGCCCTGGGCTGGATCTTGTTACTACAAAGGACATTATAGGGACAGCCAGAAAGTCTTGGATGTGGTCTAAGACTAGATGGCAGTAACCCCACTCTGGACAAGGTACTGTGGTTCTGTCAGAGAACATCCTTGTTTGGGTGTGTGATAGAACACCAGGTCAGCAATTGCAAATGATTCAGGGttgcagggcagggtggggggtgtccTGTGCTATTcttacaacttttctgtaagctTGAGAGATtgttagaaaatacaaaatgtagtTATAAGAATGTTATGGGTAGGAAGCATAAATTCTCTTCTCAGCCCTGCTTAGCTTCAGCTGCCCAGCAGAGCACGGTCTAGCCTGAAGCAGTTGAAAGTCTTACCATTGCCCCTGTAGGGTGAGGCCTGAGGGGACACTAGAGGGACACCAAGAGCATATGCTACAACTTCAATCAAGAGGACAGAGGAGCTGGACCCCTTCCCAGTGCAACACAAACCTATGTCAGAGAATATAGGCATGTTCTCTAAATATTCTGTGAAAACGCACAGGGAAGGAAGCTCTGTAGAGCTGGAAACAATAGAATATGAATCACAGTGGTGAGCAGAGTGGAGACCAAGCAGCCTACATGAGGCTTGGAGCTTACACCCACTGTGGGCTGAGAGTTTAGGCCAGTGTGGGAGAGGGTTGAGGGTTTCAGCCCTTTCTgaaatgggagttggaaccaGTTATGACAACACAAATTGAAAAGGGGCTGTCCACTCTACAGAGGACTTTGAGACCCTGCTCACCAGCCTAGAGGCAGAGCTCAGAAAGCAACCAGCTCAGGTCAGGACAGGACAGAGTGTGCCAGGGAAACACAGAACCAATGGAAAATAGGATGTGTTCAACTAGCTCAAAAACTGTATGGAGTTCCTGTCAGAAGATGTGGAAGGGATTAGCTATAGGCACAGAGAAAACTTGGCAGGTGAAAACATAAAGGCAAATATTAActccaagaaaaacaaagaaaaaaatctaaacagagTTCACTACTTGGATCAGCAGTGAACAGCATTTACATAATTATGATAGTGCAATCAACAATAACTGAAAATTATGAAAGAGTTCACTtgggaagttgaaaaaaaaagaaaatagattcgAAGCAGAGGGTGCTGGTGAGCTCCCCCAGTGACATCCCATAATGTCTAAAACTGATTTAAGAAAAGCAAGAgcacatgatttttaaatgtggagaaaaatcagacaaaaaacaACTGAAAGAATTGGGAGAGGCTGATGCCAGGCCACTGAACCCAGAATCTGGAGGGTGGCTCAGGGACCACTACAGACTTGTTGAAAGTGTCCTAACCTTTTGggttctttctgttctttctatctatgtatctgtctttctttggtaagaattaaaacaaacaaaccagaactctaaactaaaaataaatcacaatgaaAAATGAACTGACATTGCCACCACAAAATGCCACAGTTTGGAACATTAAAGAATATACTTTGAATAAGTCATTGAttaaagaaggaattaaaatgtgaattacaaaatatttcaaagcaaaatgataatgaaaacagtGTCAATCAAAATTCCTGGATGCAGCTGACATGGCACTTAAACTTTTATAGCCTTCAGTTCCTACATCAGAAAACAAGATTGTGGTTTTTGCCAAGTGAGGGaattatggatattttaattttcttctgtgtcCTGACCTGCACTTTCTGGTTTTCCAAAGAAGCCACTTTTGGCTTTGTTGACCTTCCCTATTGTGTCTTCTGGACCATTCTGGCAAgaaaggacccccccccccatcctctgTAGGACCTTCTGTGGGACCAGCCTGATGGCCCATTCATCCCACATGGCTGAGGGTGTGTATCTGCCTTCCCTGGGATGGTTGGGGGTCAGGGTCTGTGCAAGGCCACACATGGATCCCAACATCCAGCATGCAGTTAAGACCGGCCTTGTGGGGGTCAACCATGGTAACACCTGGGAAACCGAACAGAGCACTTAACCATGGGACATGGGAGTCCTACTCTGGTTGCCACTGGGAATGAGAAGGTGAGCCCAGCATCCTGCTCCAAGGGCTGACTGCTTCACCCTATGCCCCTAAATCTTGCTTGTTTCCCTttgtgcacaacacccccatgcACCTGTCCCCTGCCCAGGAGCTACCCTTGCCTTCCTggaagtgggaggagggaaaAGTGGGGTACCCTTTCCCACGCCAACCAACCACCCCATAACTCCATGGCACTGCCAGCTTGGCAGCCCCCTGCTATGACAGGCTGGGCCTCAGCAATTGGATAGAGCTGGATGGGGCAACATTGTTGCTTCCCAGCTCTGGGAGCCTGGGCAGGGCATTGGGCAGTCCTGCCTGGGAGCCAGGTGGTTTTTAGGTCCCACCTCTGGGCTCACACccagggggagggggcctggcctgggtcCCAGGGCCCAGGTTGGAGAGGCAAGGCTGGTTCTGGAACCCCCTCCCCTGAGAGAAACATCTCAGCTAGCAGCAGGAGAGTAGATAGCGCAGGAATGGCAGGGGATGGGAGGACAGACACcttcccaccccctgccagggCTCAGAGCGCAGGGGCCTGCTGGCCTGGATCTGGGGATGTGTCCTCAGTTGGTGGGGCACTCTAGACACAACTCAGCCTGGGGGGTTGCATAGAGAGCCTGTGTGGGCAGTCTGCCCTGCGGCCCCACCTCCGCCCACAGAACCCTGTCCCCCGAAGCATTCTGTGCCGCTCTGGAATGTGCACCTTGCTGGACATGGCCTGCCCAGGGCTCTGGCCAAACCCCACTGATCACAGGGTGGCCGCCTCATgcctgtgccctgcagccctgggccgGTGGGGGCCCCACAGTCAGAGCCTCGGTCCTCCCTGTAAACCATGACAGGTGGGGCACAGAGCTGCAGAGCAGAGGGGAAGCCAGGGCCAGCCAGCCCAGGGCCAGGACTCCCCAGTGTTCCTCAAGGACCCTCTCCCCCGTGTCCTCCACCCCACTATCTCTTTGTCCTACAGACCTGAGTGCCACCAGGTGGGTGTGGGGGACCTGATGGGGGCAAGAAGGCCAAGTTTTGCCTACATGAAGTTTTTCATCAGCACCGTCCAAAGATAGTCCTCCAGGGGCTGGAGCTTCACGCAGCCAGTTACAACGGGAAAGCCATGAGGTCAGAAGTGGGATCTGGGTGCTAGTGGCTGTGAGCACACTATGAGTGTCGCTCCCTTGAGGTGGTGAGGGGGGTGACGCTATCATCCCTGAGTCAAAGCAGAGCAGGACAAGTGTCAGGGCCACCCAGGAGCCGCCCAGGGTGCCATGTGGGAAGGGGGTGGGCGCCTGCTGTGGGGTTTGGACAGGTAGGCTGTGGTGAGCAGACTGGGGCCAGTGGGCACTCAAGGGCCAGACCCCAGTGATCCCACACTTGGGGAGGGGCAGCAAGGAGCTCCTGCGAGGAGGCTCGCTCCAGACATCCACTTTACTTCCCAGCACCTGGGTAAGGCACGGGTCCGCCTTACCTTCATGTGGAGGGAGTCCCACCTCCTGGCCTCACACCCACCAGTGCTGCCctcccatctgcccctccccacagcctcaGGGCAGCCTCATCTTTCCTCTCAGGCCCACAGCCCTTCCAGCTGCCCCCTTTCTGTCCTTCTGGCCATACTTCCTGGCCCCAGCTCTGTCCTCAGCCCCCCTATGCTCCAACCTGGGCTCTGAGGCCAACCTCCTCTCCCCTGTGCTATCTGCACTCTGCTTGTCACCCACCCTTCCCCGTCAGAGGCTCTGTCACTCTAGCAGTGAGTGGTGAATCAACTGACCCACTGACAGAGGTCCAATGAGATGAGGCACTtggccccaggcccagccagTGGTGTGACTAGGTATCCCCAGGTGCTTGGGGAGATGGCTGTCTTGGCTGAGAGGCACTGCCCTCATGACCCCCAAGCCATGAGAACTGCCATGTCCCTATGGCAGCTGTCTTATGgcccccacccctctgggcccaaggcagctcCTCCAGGAGACAGAGTGACAGGGCTGGGTCTAGGGTTTGAgcctcctggggtggggaggggcatcGCACACCCCAACGGTGACggaccaggcaggggacagggaaaggacagaggggaAGACATCCTGAGAGTCCCATGAGGCGGAGGTAGCGcaggagggtgaggggcagagtgCCCATTCCTCCGAGGCTCCCTGAGGTGCTCCCTAGAAAACGTTGGATGATTTATGGAGGTTCTCTCAGCACCTGGCTGGTGGAGGTAGCCAGGACTGCATACTAGGGCCTGGCCACAGCACCAGGCCCCTCCCGGGCCCTCTCCCGCACCAGGAGGACCCAGGCCTGTCATCTCCCACCCtgggcccagagcccaggcccctctCTCCAGGAGGCAAGGCCGCAGGCTCCTCTCCCTGAAAATTGTAAATTGTAAATCAGAGACACACTTGGTTCCCCGAGCAGGCCCCCTCccgccctcctgcctcctgccgtCATTCCTGGCAGGCCTGTGAGTGAGCTCACTCATTACATAAGGCATGTGAGCTATTTCTTGGGGGAATGAGCTCCCCCTGCACGGGGCTTATTTCCCCCTCCTGCTCCAACCACCAGCCACCAGCAGCCAAGGGGATCTGGGCCTAAGAGGCGAGACCCTCATGTTCCCAGGGCCTTCTCGCCTGATGCAGGGAGAGGAGCTGCtcagcccaggccccagcccctaCCCCTCTAAGAACCAGACATCTTCCGAAGACCAGGGACTGTGGGTCCTTGGGCAGTAGGAGAAGCATCCTGCAGGGCATCCTCACTCAGCCCCACCCCCGCCGCAGGAATAAAGGAAGGGATTTCCCCAGGGCAAGAGTGCTTGCTGCCCCTAAGGTCATCACCCCAGGTAGAGCAcaggctctctctcctctctcccggGATTGGGAGTCACCCCCACAGGTACCCATCACTCTGTGCTCTTGGCTCCCTTAAGGACACCTGGGTCATCCATGGGCCCCAAGCCCAAAGACAGTTCAACCAGGACTTGTGCTCTTGGGAGGAACAGTAGCTACATTTCACTTTGGTCAGAACAGAGTGCCCAGCCTCTGCCCCCAGTGAGGGCCACCTGGAGGACAGGAGCCCCCATGGGTACAGTCAGGTTTCCTGGACGTGGGCACCAGCCTGGGGAGCCCATCACGGCTGCAGGGGCTCCTCCCGACTCTCTGTCTTCCACCGTTGGAGGACAGGGGCCCAGGGACCTTGGACCCCCTACCTCATTTCTGGGAAGGGGACTGAGGGTGACCCGCAGAGGACACGGCTGAAGGGACACCCAGGCAGGGGGTGCGGGGCATAGCGGGGCggtgaggggcagggcagggcactgCCCCGCTTGGGAGGAGAACTGGTggctaggggctgggggcctccctgcccctgggTGGGGGCGGCCGTGGGCCTGGACGGGGTGGGAGGCCCTCAGTTTCCTCTTGCCTTGAAGGCAAAGGCGGGAGGAAACCCAGCCGAGCGAGTCCCAAGCTAATGGTCCCCTGCCCCCGCCCAAGGTGCCCGTGCTTGGGACTTCCAGACGGCTCTGCCAGGCCAGGGCTCACCGCGCCCTGCTTGGGGACAAAGCTCCCGGGGCTGCGGGGACACCGGGAGCCGGAAACGCCGcggcccctccctggcccccgcCCGGGGGCCTCTGTCCCCGCGAGAAACAAGACCACGGCTTCTTTCTTTTCAGAGACTCGAGTTCTTGGAACGCACACCCTCTTGGGTTTGCTATTTTTACCCGCCCCAGCCTTCCGGTCTCCATGGCGACGCCTCCAAACAGCAGATTCCAGGCGGCAATGACGTCACCTTTCCCCTTCCTGccgcccaggcccccaggccctgccgcGCTGGACCCCATTTCACGCCTCCTGCCTCCCGGGTGTCCCAGGCTGAGCGCCCCCCACCAGGGGCCGCTCCTGTCTCCCCCTCAACCCAGGGACTGCTCcagtccctccccacccaggggcCACTCCTGTCCTCCACCCCCTCACCCAGGGGCTGGCTGCTCTTGTCCCCTGTTCCCCCCATCTAGGGGCCGCAGGCGTGCTGGGGCTGCTCGTGTCCCCTGCTGGCCCAGGCAGCTGTGCCTGCAGCGGCCGaggccctctccctcccctcagaGCGGCTGTGCTGGAGCCCCGTGGCAGAGGGCACAGGCCCAGGGGCGGCCCTCCCTCCAGCTCCGGGATCCCTGCCATGCTGGCTGCCCTGTGGGAGCTGCCGCAGGCCTAgcggctggggaggcaggggcaggccgGCGCCAGGCCTTGCTGGCTGCCGGGGCAGCCGCCTGTCTGGCCTGGGAAGCCCCTGTGGCTTCCTCATCAGAAACCGGTGACCATGGCAGAGGGCCTCGGAGGTGGCTGGAGGGCCTGGAGGGGCTGCCGAGCCCCTGCTGCTGTGCCCATGGGCATCTGGCCCCCTCCTGCTCAGTGGTGGCCCTGTCCAGGCCTGTCCTGGGCCACAAGCTCAGCACCTTGGTCCTGAGCAGACAGCTGAACTGCATGGCAGTGGCCTGGTGCGGGGCCCAGGTCCCCTATGGTCAGTCCACAGGCTGGAGCTGTCTGGACCACTCTCTACCCAGCCTGAGGTCTGAACTCAGTCCCGACCAAGTACGAGGACACCTGGGGCTGGGCGGCCATCCGCGTTtgatggggatggggtgggagtgTGGGCTACCAGTGACCTGACCTACTCCCCCACCCCGGAGGAACACCTCACCCTGGGGGCTTGCTCCCTTTGTGCTGTGGACTCACTTTCCCCAAAGTGGCTGAGAAGTATCCTTGGTGGCTTGCAGGGTAGGAAATGCAGCTGGGGGGAGCGT
This region includes:
- the LOC140630240 gene encoding uncharacterized protein, with product MATPPNSRFQAAMTSPFPFLPPRPPGPAALDPISRLLPPGCPRLSAPHQGPLLSPPQPRDCSSPSPPRGHSCPPPPHPGAGCSCPLFPPSRGRRRAGAARVPCWPRQLCLQRPRPSPSPQSGCAGAPWQRAQAQGRPSLQLRDPCHAGCPVGAAAGLAAGEAGAGRRQALLAAGAAACLAWEAPVASSSETGDHGRGPRRWLEGLEGLPSPCCCAHGHLAPSCSVVALSRPVLGHKLSTLVLSRQLNCMAVAWCGAQVPYGQSTGWSCLDHSLPSLRSELSPDQGRKCSWGERRTPMGASRPWACSGPLRCLLGASGVCSSPSPQGATMK